The genomic segment TTCTCTTTCAAGATAGTCAATTAAAGTAAGCCCTAATTGCTCACCCTTGGTCTGCATATCAATATCAATCATTCCGCCAAGAATAAGTGCGCCTTTTTTAGCAGAAGACAACACTTCGCGTACCGATATCTTATGTTCTGAAAACGGCGCATTTACCGTGACTTTATCTGTTGTTACAGGCAGCGGCAAAATAATAACGTCGCTGGTACCTATAACCTTTTTTGCGTTTTCTCCAAGTTGGACTTCGTCCCCCAAATAGACGTCTTTTTCCAAACAGAGTGCTGAAACCGCAAATCCGTCTTGTGCAAGTTTGTTTGCAAGATGAGCCTGACGCAAATCTCCGCCGATAACTGCTATTTGTAATGCTTTATCATGTATCATGAGAATAACCCCCATAGGATATCTCTATACCGCGCTCTGTTATACAGTGCGATATACCATATCCTATGAGGGTTAAGGGCAATGGGTTCCTATTGTTTAAAGCATCCCGGCGGCATTTTGCTGCTGCGCTTGTATGTGAGTTTGATAAGCTTCAAGAATAGCGTCTTCAAGCTGATGCCGGGCTTCAGGCGTGATAGGGTGCGCAATATCTCTAAACACGCCGTTATCGTCTTTGCGGCTTGGCATTGCTACAAAAAGGCGTTCCGGTCCTTCTATCACCTTGATATCATGCACTGCAAGATCATGATCTACTGTAACCGAAACC from the Hydrogenoanaerobacterium saccharovorans genome contains:
- the spoVG gene encoding septation regulator SpoVG, which gives rise to MNITDIRIRRTYQDTRLKALVSVTVDHDLAVHDIKVIEGPERLFVAMPSRKDDNGVFRDIAHPITPEARHQLEDAILEAYQTHIQAQQQNAAGML